The Candidatus Woesearchaeota archaeon genome window below encodes:
- a CDS encoding DUF1615 family protein produces the protein MNNELPAPSSRLFFPLFVFLILFLIHVPSLLAAPPNQMNQIQLSFNQQPTLDAFLKIEHPTAADLLLLHQRNPSLVNLNAWNKLSSDNKILFLTQQYISEYARDAVAHASFTSGTSSLADEQKIAELFFSKSAENINGQRPAFVNYLSSYGVDIRVDGNVQGYTALGVLKGNNGEVNVRLLKERFAFGVQPDGSIVLVRKGADRKTAVAHSFTGKILAAKDGSISLIRGSFDGNTVEQVTNLVIDSHDRVVARAELFGPFAFTKPTLLMFMKGDSGAGKPDRYRIQQDTRLRGFSHIIGGTFSLRGDAREPFSRRLFVEQGDEGVVDGYEIRGVNNRVKIAFEKTDFDSRASANTVFFAPDGKNVFMASAGANPYEVAADPASVIAGRKLIGQSVPFLEVPDRGYKPGDQFEPGTTDFFNLMMIQRIIGDRQTGKYTTATSSKVIAWQNAYNKRHQLQSVDAGWLSPTGRWDVQNSDAFFQEASASSTMIFRPSGGTVAITEGATLSVQVKGKVSFSYGNEQYDHLTGRLTRKKTFFNPVSPLPVSIVAYDDAGKQAAIVTREGNKNSVFAFNQGFMSGENCLPCFIAANMDLSQVECAGFVRRLARLEGGYYQAYGLRKQSFDLYTGQYGNAWEISENIRDHGGTSLYWKEAGGDLPLRDPRLAAQVSYDFGSFKEGDVISMYFTGSNYLDESFADGKDGRQNTHVAKVLGTTTEVLSYDPSPGSLGQFLKKEIGVQNPTLLANFPVWVKKEDDGADAYQRVRLHPDGNYYDGSGHRVVPGRDTVVKVEKIIIAQLWHQNPNQPEVEAVRQEDFGRFLDDNPSFSLYEHLRPNEKRMADASANNDLNGVQAMQLRYKTIEEELQARQVPERDIPALAKSIKLRNAMNAPKAGDVLFVSRTSPYEEERAEPSLSLSESLEKQGVDDAETWRTLITKSTEERMREYPLAESDAQDFELLTLSVGLKESGLTDSVWGYHKAKKQAEDAAALLGSWAPDFSYGYYQLLPENAQQNAAELSFQGVIPENDFDGPRELTGKEGAVKHGQRQLAKLWTKYVTPDMDRQQKIQLVAAAYNCGEWCPRNAAFQQQFNDIAGTSITPDGRLGDQTVDSVTVYAQAHGIEFKREDILASGTLFEQTPLYQHIKEQWRIKNSREPAYGTIPAWPYGAQVMNICRELSARC, from the coding sequence ATGAATAACGAACTGCCCGCTCCTTCTTCCCGCTTGTTCTTCCCCCTGTTTGTATTCCTTATTCTTTTTCTTATACATGTTCCTTCATTACTCGCTGCTCCACCGAATCAAATGAACCAAATCCAACTATCGTTCAATCAACAGCCAACGCTTGATGCGTTCTTAAAAATTGAACATCCCACTGCTGCTGACCTTCTCCTGCTCCATCAGCGCAATCCTTCATTGGTCAATCTCAATGCGTGGAATAAACTGTCTTCTGACAATAAAATTTTGTTTCTCACCCAACAGTATATTAGCGAATATGCGCGCGACGCCGTTGCTCATGCATCATTCACTTCAGGAACCTCGTCTCTTGCTGATGAGCAAAAGATTGCAGAGCTCTTTTTTTCCAAAAGCGCAGAAAATATTAATGGCCAGCGTCCAGCATTTGTCAACTATCTTTCATCATACGGTGTTGATATCCGGGTTGACGGAAACGTGCAGGGATACACTGCGTTAGGCGTGCTGAAAGGAAACAACGGCGAAGTAAATGTGCGCCTGCTCAAAGAGCGTTTTGCCTTTGGGGTGCAGCCTGATGGAAGCATTGTGCTTGTGCGCAAAGGCGCTGACCGAAAAACAGCAGTGGCGCATTCATTTACGGGAAAGATTCTGGCAGCAAAAGACGGCTCAATTTCCTTGATTAGGGGCTCGTTTGACGGGAATACGGTTGAGCAGGTGACCAACTTGGTTATTGACTCGCATGACCGGGTTGTTGCGCGGGCAGAACTATTTGGCCCATTTGCATTTACCAAGCCGACGTTGCTTATGTTTATGAAAGGAGATTCAGGGGCTGGAAAACCCGACCGCTATCGGATACAGCAAGACACTCGTTTGCGGGGCTTTTCCCATATCATTGGCGGAACATTCTCACTGCGTGGGGATGCGCGCGAACCATTTTCTCGGCGGCTGTTTGTTGAGCAAGGAGATGAAGGTGTTGTTGATGGATATGAAATTCGTGGTGTCAATAACCGCGTAAAAATTGCCTTTGAGAAAACTGATTTTGACAGCCGGGCATCTGCAAATACCGTTTTTTTTGCGCCCGACGGAAAAAACGTCTTTATGGCCAGTGCCGGCGCGAATCCCTACGAAGTTGCTGCTGACCCTGCTTCAGTTATTGCGGGACGAAAACTAATCGGGCAGAGTGTGCCGTTTCTTGAGGTGCCTGACCGCGGCTATAAACCCGGAGACCAGTTTGAGCCGGGGACGACTGATTTTTTTAATCTCATGATGATTCAGCGGATTATTGGCGATCGGCAAACCGGAAAATATACTACAGCAACCAGCTCAAAAGTTATCGCGTGGCAGAATGCCTACAACAAACGCCATCAACTCCAGTCGGTCGATGCTGGCTGGCTCTCTCCTACTGGCCGCTGGGATGTGCAGAACAGTGACGCTTTTTTCCAAGAAGCAAGCGCTTCATCGACGATGATTTTCAGGCCGAGCGGCGGAACGGTTGCCATAACTGAAGGCGCCACACTGAGTGTCCAAGTAAAAGGCAAGGTTAGTTTTTCATATGGCAACGAACAGTATGACCATCTGACTGGGCGTTTGACGCGGAAAAAAACTTTTTTTAATCCCGTAAGCCCGTTGCCAGTTAGTATTGTTGCGTATGATGATGCGGGAAAACAGGCCGCGATTGTGACGAGGGAAGGAAACAAGAATAGTGTTTTTGCTTTTAACCAAGGGTTTATGAGCGGCGAGAATTGCCTGCCCTGTTTCATTGCGGCAAACATGGATTTGAGCCAGGTTGAATGCGCTGGTTTTGTGCGCAGGCTTGCCCGCTTGGAGGGAGGGTATTATCAGGCCTATGGGCTGCGTAAACAATCATTTGACCTGTACACTGGACAGTATGGCAATGCATGGGAAATTTCAGAAAATATTCGCGACCATGGCGGAACGAGTTTGTACTGGAAAGAAGCAGGGGGCGATTTGCCACTGCGTGATCCACGCCTTGCTGCGCAGGTTTCCTATGATTTTGGCTCATTTAAAGAAGGCGACGTCATCAGCATGTACTTTACGGGCAGCAATTATCTCGATGAATCATTTGCCGACGGGAAAGACGGCCGCCAGAATACCCACGTCGCAAAAGTACTCGGCACAACCACTGAAGTCTTGAGCTATGATCCTTCACCCGGTTCCTTGGGGCAGTTTCTTAAAAAAGAAATCGGCGTGCAGAATCCGACCTTGTTGGCCAACTTCCCGGTTTGGGTAAAAAAAGAGGATGATGGTGCTGATGCGTATCAGCGCGTTCGTTTGCACCCTGATGGAAATTATTATGATGGATCAGGACACCGTGTTGTTCCCGGGCGCGATACTGTTGTCAAAGTGGAAAAAATTATCATTGCGCAACTCTGGCATCAAAATCCCAACCAGCCTGAAGTCGAAGCGGTTCGCCAAGAAGATTTCGGAAGATTTTTGGATGACAATCCTTCATTTTCCCTCTATGAACACCTGCGCCCGAATGAAAAACGAATGGCTGACGCTTCGGCAAATAACGACCTGAACGGTGTGCAGGCGATGCAGTTGCGCTATAAAACAATTGAAGAGGAGTTGCAAGCACGCCAGGTTCCCGAGCGTGATATTCCTGCGCTGGCAAAATCAATCAAACTGCGCAACGCAATGAACGCACCAAAGGCCGGTGATGTGTTATTTGTTTCGCGAACCAGCCCCTATGAAGAGGAGCGTGCAGAGCCATCGCTTTCCCTTAGTGAATCGCTTGAAAAACAGGGAGTGGATGATGCTGAAACATGGCGCACATTAATTACAAAATCAACTGAAGAACGAATGCGGGAGTATCCGCTGGCTGAAAGCGATGCACAGGACTTTGAGTTGCTCACGCTCTCGGTCGGTCTCAAGGAATCAGGACTGACTGATAGTGTTTGGGGATATCACAAAGCAAAAAAACAAGCAGAAGACGCTGCTGCGTTGCTCGGTTCTTGGGCGCCTGATTTTAGTTACGGCTATTACCAGCTTCTGCCGGAGAATGCACAACAAAATGCAGCGGAATTATCATTCCAGGGCGTTATTCCCGAGAATGATTTTGACGGTCCCCGTGAGCTTACTGGCAAAGAGGGCGCGGTGAAACATGGCCAGCGGCAGTTGGCAAAACTATGGACAAAATATGTGACGCCTGATATGGATCGGCAGCAGAAAATCCAACTGGTTGCTGCTGCGTACAATTGCGGTGAATGGTGCCCACGGAATGCTGCATTCCAGCAGCAGTTTAATGATATTGCAGGAACCTCAATCACTCCTGATGGCAGGCTCGGTGACCAAACAGTAGATTCCGTAACCGTGTATGCACAGGCGCACGGGATTGAATTCAAACGAGAGGATATTCTTGCTTCAGGTACTTTGTTTGAACAAACGCCCCTCTATCAACATATAAAAGAACAGTGGCGCATAAAAAACAGCCGAGAGCCTGCATATGGAACCATCCCTGCATGGCCATATGGCGCACAGGTAATGAATATCTGCCGTGAACTTTCAGCACGCTGCTGA
- a CDS encoding Ig domain-containing protein: protein MDQKKGQISLFIILGIILLIIASLWFYYQRVSVQKPTAVEAPTDIKAVQEYVEQCIKKITPPGVYLLAYQGGRMYTDKDFQQDDFTEKNFLTFERAFPYYLLNGKKVMPSRSDIEKELGAYVAENLPLCVDFSGFAQQGMAIAEGDVTAKTTIARDRVIVDVTYPLEIIVKDKVSTLSKFSAEVPSRAFDLLAAAEKMLGIITKNPERANLPAFAQLNSQYTVMISLLPFDKETMVYSMYDDDEKFWVDNAPLIWWFGVSETRPRKDATGNSAPRILNLKDFVLRRSVPFTYDVDAFDADNDAVSFTSNNPSIPITSDGLFSFTPINIGTFTVKIKATDTHGSSDERSVRFVVED from the coding sequence ATGGACCAAAAAAAGGGGCAGATTTCGCTATTTATAATACTCGGCATTATCCTTCTCATAATCGCCTCGCTTTGGTTCTATTATCAGCGCGTCAGCGTGCAAAAACCCACAGCAGTTGAGGCGCCAACGGATATCAAGGCAGTGCAGGAATATGTGGAACAGTGCATTAAAAAAATAACGCCTCCTGGTGTGTACCTGCTTGCGTATCAGGGGGGCAGGATGTATACAGACAAGGATTTCCAGCAGGATGATTTTACTGAAAAAAACTTTCTCACCTTTGAGCGTGCGTTTCCGTACTATCTGCTTAACGGAAAAAAAGTGATGCCAAGCCGTAGCGACATCGAAAAGGAACTGGGAGCATACGTTGCTGAAAATCTTCCCTTGTGTGTTGACTTTTCTGGCTTTGCCCAACAAGGAATGGCTATTGCCGAAGGCGACGTCACGGCAAAAACAACCATTGCGCGCGACCGCGTTATTGTTGATGTGACATACCCGCTTGAAATAATCGTTAAAGACAAAGTAAGTACGCTATCAAAATTCAGTGCTGAGGTTCCGAGTAGAGCATTTGATTTGCTTGCGGCTGCCGAAAAAATGCTCGGCATCATAACCAAAAACCCCGAGCGTGCCAATCTTCCTGCATTTGCCCAGCTCAACAGCCAGTACACAGTCATGATTTCTCTCCTGCCGTTTGACAAGGAAACAATGGTTTACTCCATGTATGACGACGATGAAAAATTCTGGGTTGATAACGCACCGCTCATCTGGTGGTTTGGCGTTAGTGAAACACGGCCGCGCAAGGACGCCACGGGAAACAGTGCGCCACGCATTTTGAACCTGAAGGATTTCGTGCTCCGAAGAAGCGTGCCGTTCACGTACGATGTGGACGCATTTGACGCAGACAATGATGCCGTATCGTTCACCTCAAATAACCCTTCAATTCCTATTACCAGCGACGGGCTGTTTTCCTTTACACCAATAAATATTGGCACCTTCACCGTCAAAATAAAAGCAACTGATACTCATGGCTCCAGTGATGAACGCAGTGTCCGCTTCGTGGTCGAGGACTGA